The following proteins are co-located in the Malus sylvestris chromosome 13, drMalSylv7.2, whole genome shotgun sequence genome:
- the LOC126597040 gene encoding uncharacterized protein LOC126597040: MSRGLRAFDLSVLVISVGGPIGFPQHSDRLFITMSPRKESRRASEPNFPDITQLGEAMAHAFQNAIRPLPPQRTPLETMYNLKLDRFMGNEGHEGAEKWLDHIEKTFQVMQSQGNLPTNRWVETTTWFLGREPAA; the protein is encoded by the exons atgtcacgggggttacgagccttcgacttatca gttctagttatcAGCGTTGGTGGCCCAATAGGATTTCCACAACATTCTGACAGACTAttcat aactatgtcGCCTCGTAAGGAATCACGTCGTGCTTCtgagcctaatttccctgatataactcaattaggggaagcaatggcccatgcctttcagaatgcaatccgtcctcttcctcctcaaagaacacccctggagactatgtataatctgaaattggaccgtttcatgggtaatgagggtcatgaaggggcagaaaagtggttagaccatattgagaagacttttcaagtgatgcagagtcaagggAATCTTCCTACTAATAGAtgggttgagaccactacttggtttttaggACGAGAGCCAGCAGCTTAG